The region CAGCCAATCCATTAGTTATTGCACAACCCTGTATAAGGTTAGAGGATATAGATTCTATAGGTCATACCTTTGGTAGACATCTAACGAATTTCATAATGGGCGGTCATCATGCATTCAATTATAAGGATAAGTTTGTTTATTGGACAGATGAAACGGTTGAGTATGCTTATGAATTCTTTGTTGAAGAACTCGGTATACCAGAAGATGAGGTAACGTTTAAGGAATCGTGGTGGGAAGGAGGAGGTAATGCAGGACCATGTTTCGAGGTATCAGTAGGAGGTCTAGAGCTTGCTACACTAGTCTTTATGATGTATAAAGCAACTGGTAATGATTATGAAGAGCTCCCTCTAAAGATTGTTGATACTGGATACGGTATAGAGAGGATAGCTTGGTTTCTACAGAAAACACCAACAGCTTTTCATGCAGTCTATGGAGAACTTCTATCAGAGTTCCATAAGGTTCTGTCTCTACCTGAACCAAAGAGAGATATACTCATGGCGACTCTTCTGAATCTCTCGAAAGCAAAGAGTGTATCTAGAGATACTCTATATACAATTGTTGCCCAAAGACTTGGAATATCTGCAAAAGATGTTGAGGAACAGTTAGTAAAAGTATTTGATCTCTATGCTATTCTTGATCATACCAAAACTATAGCCCTTATGCTGTCAGATGGTATTGTTCCTTCAAATAGTGGTGAGGGTTATCTAGCGAGATTAGTGATTAGAAAAACTCTGAGGAAATTGAATAAATTGAATAAAGAGATTAAACTAGCTGAACTTATAGCTAGACAGCTAAGCTATTGGAGCGATATGTATCCAAATATGGCTAGAGCGAGAGACAGAGTTTTAGAGATGGTTGAACTAGAAGAAGAAAGATATAGAGGAGTACTATCTAGAGTATCAGCAATAGTATCAAAATTTTCATCAAGACCTCCAGGTATTGATGAATTGGTTGAGATATATGATTCGCATGGAATACCTCCAGAGATCCTTGTCGAAGAAATTGAGAAAAGATATGGAAAAGAGGTTGAGGTTCCAGAAAACTTCTATTCGATAGTTGCATCTAGACATAGTAGACCAAAGATCTTGAAGGAAGTTGAAGAAGTTAGACTCCCAAAGGATGTTGTTGAATGGGCTTCAAGATATTCTTCAACAGAACATCTATTCCATATTGATCAGTATGTCAGAAGATTTAAGGCTAGAGTTCTAGGTGTTTATGAAAAATATGTTGTTTTAGATAGATCTGCTTTCTATCCTGAGGGAGGAGGACAGCTTGGTGATAGAGGTTATCTCTATATAGATGGAAAGGCGCTTAAGGTTCTAGATACTAAGAAGGTAAATGATGTTGTTGTTCACGTTGTTGATTCAACTGAGGGTTTGAGTGATGGTGTAGAAGTTGAAGGAGAGATAGATTGGGTTGCGAGATACAGGAGAATGAGGCACCATACAGCTACCCATATACTGTTAGGAGCCATAAGGAGGGTCTTAGGAGATCATGTATGGCAAGCAGGTGCTGAAAAAACAGAACTAAAGGCTAGATTAGATGTAACTCACTACAAAATGCTTACAGATGAAGAAATAACTAAGATCGAGGAGCTGGCTAACAATATTGTTGATAATGCTATAGATGTAAGGATACAGTTCTTACCCAGAAATGATGCCGAAAAACTCTACGGTTTTACTCTATACCAGGGAGGAGTACCTATGACACCAACAATAAGAGT is a window of Ignisphaera sp. DNA encoding:
- the alaS gene encoding alanine--tRNA ligase; this encodes MSIADTSVFRVRLFSSRGHLRQECNYCKSYFWSTMVRDDCGDFPCTDYTFLNISSKKRSSYKEVRNLFLEFFKKRGHEVIEPKPVVARWREDLYLTIASIVVFQPHVTSGLVPPPANPLVIAQPCIRLEDIDSIGHTFGRHLTNFIMGGHHAFNYKDKFVYWTDETVEYAYEFFVEELGIPEDEVTFKESWWEGGGNAGPCFEVSVGGLELATLVFMMYKATGNDYEELPLKIVDTGYGIERIAWFLQKTPTAFHAVYGELLSEFHKVLSLPEPKRDILMATLLNLSKAKSVSRDTLYTIVAQRLGISAKDVEEQLVKVFDLYAILDHTKTIALMLSDGIVPSNSGEGYLARLVIRKTLRKLNKLNKEIKLAELIARQLSYWSDMYPNMARARDRVLEMVELEEERYRGVLSRVSAIVSKFSSRPPGIDELVEIYDSHGIPPEILVEEIEKRYGKEVEVPENFYSIVASRHSRPKILKEVEEVRLPKDVVEWASRYSSTEHLFHIDQYVRRFKARVLGVYEKYVVLDRSAFYPEGGGQLGDRGYLYIDGKALKVLDTKKVNDVVVHVVDSTEGLSDGVEVEGEIDWVARYRRMRHHTATHILLGAIRRVLGDHVWQAGAEKTELKARLDVTHYKMLTDEEITKIEELANNIVDNAIDVRIQFLPRNDAEKLYGFTLYQGGVPMTPTIRVVEIPGWDAQACFGTHVKNTSEVGAIKIVNVEKIADGIVRFEYTVATAVPLYAHDLENKLQNIAKALNVSSAEVDKRIPSFVKELNDIKSMLKTYRSLYINETLNAIKNRLESLDKVKLYIHRVDVEDKELLKEIALKAIEQEPELLFIGLIPQNNKTYIEISLGKEAVQKVDAKQLIEQISKEIPIKAGGKRDHITGIIDLETNRAEEMLRNRIKQYLEKQS